A window of the Tessaracoccus sp. MC1865 genome harbors these coding sequences:
- a CDS encoding M1 family metallopeptidase, with the protein MKPADYAFGHGDERFDVTHYSLDLACNVTTNRLTAKAELTCVALADLTDVQLDLHSLKADKVLVDGAAPAKVTHKGARLTVKLAKPVKAGSPFAVSVKYSGKPKPVPGLFGGAGWEELTDGILVSSQPYGAPSWFPCNDRPTNKASYRVAVKYAGSYWASGNGTVVEHVARGGQHQWVFHQPEPMPTYLAALHIGVGVSRPVASGASVPVEIVHPPLVNVGVGSAFERQGEMVTVFEEMFGPYPFGGYRAVVTEDALEIPLEAQGMSIFGANHAAAGWANERLVAHELAHQWFGNSVTVGNWSDIWLHEGFACYAEWLWSEASGGRHAASHAQEHWRRLAALAVPGPLVDPGPARMFDDWIYKRGALTLHALRTEMGEERFFTVLRQWNVRHRFGVVSTDDFIALAEEVAQQKLTALFDAWLFSKKLPAPQ; encoded by the coding sequence ATGAAACCCGCCGATTACGCATTCGGGCACGGGGATGAGCGTTTCGACGTCACCCACTACAGCCTGGACCTCGCCTGCAACGTGACCACCAACCGCCTCACGGCGAAGGCCGAACTGACGTGTGTGGCGCTGGCCGACCTCACGGACGTGCAGCTCGATCTCCACTCGCTCAAGGCCGACAAGGTGCTGGTCGACGGTGCCGCCCCGGCCAAGGTGACGCACAAGGGCGCGCGGCTGACGGTGAAGCTGGCCAAGCCCGTGAAGGCGGGGAGCCCGTTCGCCGTCTCGGTTAAGTACTCGGGCAAACCCAAGCCGGTGCCCGGCCTGTTCGGCGGCGCGGGCTGGGAGGAACTGACCGACGGCATCCTGGTGTCGTCGCAGCCGTACGGGGCGCCGTCGTGGTTCCCGTGCAACGATCGGCCGACGAACAAGGCCAGCTACCGGGTGGCCGTGAAGTACGCCGGGTCGTACTGGGCCTCCGGTAACGGCACCGTGGTCGAGCACGTCGCGCGCGGCGGTCAGCACCAGTGGGTCTTCCACCAGCCGGAGCCGATGCCCACCTACCTCGCGGCGCTGCACATCGGCGTCGGGGTGTCGCGGCCCGTCGCGTCCGGGGCGAGCGTGCCCGTGGAGATCGTGCATCCGCCCCTCGTCAACGTGGGCGTGGGCAGCGCCTTCGAGCGGCAGGGCGAGATGGTCACGGTGTTCGAGGAGATGTTCGGTCCCTATCCGTTCGGCGGGTACCGGGCCGTGGTCACCGAGGACGCGCTCGAGATCCCCCTCGAGGCGCAGGGCATGAGCATCTTCGGCGCCAATCACGCGGCTGCCGGCTGGGCCAATGAGCGGCTCGTCGCCCACGAGTTGGCGCACCAGTGGTTCGGCAACAGCGTCACCGTCGGCAACTGGAGCGACATCTGGCTGCACGAGGGTTTCGCCTGCTACGCCGAATGGCTGTGGTCCGAGGCCTCCGGCGGGCGGCACGCGGCGTCGCACGCCCAGGAGCACTGGCGGCGGTTGGCGGCCCTGGCGGTGCCCGGCCCGCTCGTGGACCCGGGGCCGGCGCGCATGTTCGACGACTGGATCTACAAGCGCGGCGCCCTCACCCTGCACGCCCTCCGGACGGAGATGGGGGAGGAGCGGTTCTTCACCGTGTTGAGGCAGTGGAACGTGCGACACCGGTTCGGCGTCGTGTCGACGGACGATTTCATCGCCCTGGCGGAAGAGGTGGCCCAGCAGAAGCTGACCGCGCTCTTCGACGCCTGGCTGTTCAGCAAGAAGTTGCCGGCCCCGCAATGA
- a CDS encoding 4'-phosphopantetheinyl transferase superfamily protein — MSLTVGETTIRVAHGDGDAHDLLIKAVAEARRLDPADLRVSHRCQQCGSTAHGVPTLTLHGDTLPLAVSLSRADGVVLVAFGRAAALGVDIEVADAAADPALDRVLRHRIEAPYPDAAARTAAWVRKEAALKAWGCGLRVEPSAVQDLGQAAVAPGRPPVTLTDLPVEGYQAALAVIAGPATSC, encoded by the coding sequence ATGTCCCTGACCGTCGGCGAGACCACCATCCGGGTCGCTCACGGGGATGGCGATGCCCACGACCTGCTCATCAAGGCGGTGGCGGAGGCCCGTCGCCTCGATCCGGCCGATCTTCGCGTGAGCCACCGGTGCCAGCAGTGCGGGAGTACCGCCCACGGCGTTCCCACCCTGACCCTTCACGGCGACACCCTTCCGCTCGCCGTCAGCCTCTCCAGGGCCGACGGTGTGGTACTCGTCGCCTTCGGCCGCGCCGCTGCGCTCGGGGTGGACATCGAGGTAGCTGACGCGGCCGCGGACCCGGCGTTGGACCGCGTGCTGCGCCACCGCATCGAAGCCCCCTACCCGGATGCCGCGGCCCGCACGGCTGCCTGGGTGCGGAAGGAAGCCGCGCTCAAGGCCTGGGGCTGCGGGCTCCGCGTGGAGCCGTCCGCCGTCCAGGATCTGGGTCAGGCAGCCGTCGCCCCTGGACGGCCGCCCGTGACCCTGACCGACCTGCCGGTCGAGGGCTACCAGGCTGCGCTGGCCGTCATTGCGGGGCCGGCAACTTCTTGCTGA
- a CDS encoding cell wall metabolism sensor histidine kinase WalK → MGRLVSGQSLQWRLALLTAVCVAASVLVVGGASFVTTRWSLLEQLDEELVQVAQNASSTVSLDVATLGGLSPDSLGSSGGLLGVVSARGTISQVSGQRETLYAGPEEIAIARLNSGSSARSVDFEGQTYRMVSVPMRVEGEYYAVMYARPLTALQATLGSLWVVQFVAGMLGILTTTAAALWAARAVLAPVRRLSRAVKSVTQTDQLNPIRIYGRDDLGELTTSFNTMLRSLQQSREQQRQLIADAGHELRTPLTSMRTNVELLLADDNTGMLPEGARSEVLGDVAAQLGEFSALVGDLVALTRDDHLQRHHELLDMAEVTESALARAARRGPNLHFDVALESTPVMGDASTLERAITNLLDNAVKFSPSEATIRVFLMDGTLTIIDQGPGIEEEDLPNIFDRFYRSDKARNTPGTGLGLSIVAHTVEAHGGTVKASNDPDGGARFTMRLPVVELSEQYE, encoded by the coding sequence ATCGGTCGTCTCGTCAGCGGCCAGTCGCTCCAGTGGCGCCTGGCGCTGCTGACCGCCGTGTGCGTGGCCGCGTCGGTGCTCGTGGTGGGCGGCGCCTCCTTCGTCACCACCCGGTGGTCCCTGCTGGAACAGCTTGACGAGGAACTCGTGCAGGTGGCGCAGAACGCCTCCAGCACGGTGTCGCTCGACGTGGCGACCCTGGGCGGCCTGTCGCCCGATTCACTCGGTTCCTCCGGCGGCCTGCTGGGCGTGGTCTCCGCGAGGGGCACGATCAGCCAGGTGTCGGGCCAGCGCGAGACGCTGTACGCAGGCCCGGAGGAGATCGCGATCGCGCGCCTGAACTCCGGTTCGTCAGCGCGCAGCGTCGACTTCGAGGGGCAGACCTACCGCATGGTGTCGGTGCCGATGCGAGTGGAGGGCGAGTATTACGCCGTCATGTACGCGCGCCCGCTGACGGCCCTCCAGGCCACGCTCGGCTCGCTGTGGGTGGTGCAGTTCGTCGCCGGCATGCTCGGCATCCTGACCACCACCGCCGCCGCGCTGTGGGCCGCCCGCGCGGTGTTGGCGCCGGTGCGCAGGCTCTCGCGGGCGGTGAAGTCCGTCACCCAGACCGATCAGCTCAACCCCATCCGCATCTACGGACGCGACGACCTGGGCGAACTCACCACATCCTTCAACACCATGCTGCGCTCGCTGCAGCAGTCGCGGGAGCAGCAGCGGCAGCTGATCGCGGACGCCGGCCACGAGCTGCGCACGCCCCTCACGTCGATGCGCACCAACGTCGAGCTGCTCCTGGCCGACGACAACACCGGCATGTTGCCAGAAGGCGCCCGCTCCGAGGTGCTCGGCGACGTGGCCGCCCAGCTGGGCGAGTTCTCCGCCCTCGTCGGCGACCTCGTCGCGCTCACCCGCGACGACCACCTGCAGCGACACCACGAGCTACTGGACATGGCAGAGGTCACGGAGTCCGCGCTCGCGCGGGCGGCGCGACGGGGCCCCAACCTGCACTTCGACGTCGCGCTCGAATCCACCCCCGTGATGGGCGACGCCTCCACCCTGGAGCGCGCCATCACGAACCTGCTCGACAACGCCGTGAAGTTCTCCCCCTCGGAGGCCACCATCCGGGTGTTCCTGATGGACGGCACGCTGACGATCATCGACCAGGGGCCGGGCATCGAGGAAGAGGACCTGCCCAACATCTTCGACCGGTTCTACCGCTCGGACAAGGCGCGCAACACCCCCGGCACCGGCCTGGGCCTGTCCATCGTGGCCCACACCGTTGAGGCCCACGGCGGCACGGTGAAGGCCAGCAACGATCCCGACGGCGGCGCGCGCTTCACCATGCGCCTGCCCGTCGTCGAGTTGAGCGAGCAGTACGAGTGA
- a CDS encoding AzlD domain-containing protein: protein MSLWIWILVACLIAFGTKFVGYLVPERWLENPWVLPLSHGVTVGLLASLVAANTFVTGQEVRLDARVVALLAAAVALRLKAPYLVVVVVGAVAAGVARLLGG, encoded by the coding sequence ATGAGCCTGTGGATCTGGATTCTGGTGGCCTGCCTGATCGCGTTCGGCACGAAGTTCGTGGGCTACCTCGTGCCCGAGCGGTGGTTGGAGAACCCGTGGGTGCTGCCGCTCAGCCACGGCGTCACCGTCGGGCTGTTGGCCAGCCTGGTGGCCGCGAACACGTTCGTCACGGGCCAGGAGGTGCGGCTCGACGCGCGGGTCGTGGCCCTACTGGCGGCCGCCGTCGCGCTGCGGCTGAAGGCCCCGTACCTGGTGGTGGTGGTCGTCGGCGCCGTCGCGGCGGGTGTCGCCCGCCTGCTGGGGGGTTAG
- a CDS encoding low molecular weight protein-tyrosine-phosphatase has protein sequence MSRLVFVCWGNICRSPMAERVARRMIDEQGLDIEVESFGLSTEEAGNGIDRRAVAVLAEHGYDPAGHRARTIRAEDLTGDTLFVAVEPFQVERLRRLVPTANVVLLNDLNPAKPQGEPLIDPWYGDKEGFYVTLTDIEAAMPGILEAALRA, from the coding sequence ATGTCCAGGTTGGTTTTCGTCTGTTGGGGCAACATCTGCCGCTCTCCCATGGCGGAGCGCGTTGCGCGTCGCATGATCGACGAGCAGGGGCTCGACATCGAGGTGGAGAGCTTCGGCCTGTCAACGGAGGAGGCGGGCAACGGCATCGACCGCCGCGCCGTCGCCGTGCTGGCCGAGCACGGCTACGACCCGGCCGGCCACCGCGCCCGGACCATCCGGGCCGAGGACCTCACCGGCGACACCCTGTTCGTCGCCGTGGAGCCCTTCCAGGTGGAGCGGCTCCGTCGTCTCGTCCCGACGGCGAACGTCGTCCTGCTGAACGACCTCAACCCCGCCAAGCCCCAGGGCGAGCCGCTCATCGACCCCTGGTACGGCGACAAGGAGGGCTTCTACGTCACGCTCACCGACATCGAGGCCGCGATGCCCGGCATCCTCGAGGCGGCGCTGCGCGCCTAG
- a CDS encoding response regulator transcription factor: protein MQILVVDDDQAVRDSLARSLTYSGDEVQTAADGVEALARLVNWQPDAIIMDVMMPRLDGLETTRMLRQGGNDIPILILTARDAVGDRVDGLDAGADDYMVKPFALDELLARLRALTRRSKPATEAESKVLTFQDVTLDTQHREVTRDGQNISLTRTEFALLQVFMENPRRVMERNTLLNEVWGFEFPTTANSLEVYIGYLRRKTEAGGRSRLIHTVRGIGYVLRETPP from the coding sequence ATGCAGATCTTGGTGGTTGACGACGATCAGGCCGTCCGTGATTCCCTGGCACGTTCCCTGACCTACTCCGGTGACGAGGTGCAGACGGCCGCTGACGGCGTCGAAGCCCTCGCGAGGCTCGTGAACTGGCAGCCCGACGCGATCATCATGGACGTCATGATGCCCCGGCTCGACGGGCTGGAAACCACCCGCATGCTGCGACAGGGCGGCAACGACATCCCCATCCTCATCCTGACGGCGCGCGACGCCGTGGGCGACCGCGTCGACGGCCTGGACGCCGGCGCCGACGACTACATGGTCAAGCCCTTCGCGCTCGACGAGCTCCTCGCCCGCCTCCGGGCGCTCACCCGGCGCTCGAAGCCCGCCACCGAAGCTGAATCAAAGGTCCTGACGTTCCAGGACGTCACGCTCGACACGCAGCACCGGGAGGTGACGCGCGACGGACAGAACATCTCGCTGACGCGCACCGAGTTCGCGCTGCTGCAGGTGTTCATGGAGAACCCCCGCCGGGTGATGGAGCGCAACACGCTGCTCAACGAGGTCTGGGGCTTCGAGTTCCCAACGACGGCGAACTCGCTCGAGGTGTATATCGGCTACCTGCGCCGTAAGACTGAGGCCGGCGGCAGGTCGCGCCTCATTCACACGGTGCGCGGGATCGGTTACGTCCTCCGTGAAACGCCCCCGTGA
- the argF gene encoding ornithine carbamoyltransferase, protein MSLLGRSFLKELDFTADEWRSLLELSGELKAARRERREEQRLVGKQVALLFEKTSTRTRCAFEVAMADQGGTTTYLDPSGSQIGHKESAADTARVLGRWYDGIEYRGSGQAVVETLAEHAGVPVYNGLTDDWHPTQMLADQLTMMEHAGRPLNEISFAFLGDARNNVGNSLLISGALMGMDVRMIAPTQQQNADGVVAEARRLAEASGARITITDDTDAVEGCDFLYTDVWVSLGEPKEVWAERIDLLRGYQINADLMAKAGPGAKFMHCLPAFHDLNTTVGQDLFSQFGLTGVEVTDEVFESPASVVFDQAENRMHTIKAVLVATLAG, encoded by the coding sequence ATGAGCCTGCTCGGCCGCTCCTTCCTCAAGGAACTCGATTTCACCGCCGACGAGTGGCGCTCCCTCCTGGAGCTCTCCGGCGAGCTGAAGGCCGCCCGTCGTGAGCGCCGCGAGGAGCAACGCCTGGTGGGCAAGCAGGTCGCGCTGCTGTTCGAGAAGACCTCCACCCGCACGCGCTGCGCCTTCGAGGTGGCGATGGCGGACCAGGGCGGCACCACCACCTACCTCGATCCCTCCGGGTCCCAGATCGGCCACAAGGAGTCGGCCGCCGACACCGCCCGCGTCCTGGGCCGCTGGTACGACGGCATCGAGTACCGGGGCTCCGGCCAGGCCGTCGTCGAGACCCTGGCGGAGCACGCCGGTGTGCCGGTCTACAACGGACTCACCGACGACTGGCACCCCACGCAGATGCTCGCCGACCAGCTCACCATGATGGAGCACGCCGGGAGGCCCCTCAACGAGATCTCGTTCGCCTTCCTCGGCGACGCGCGCAACAACGTCGGCAACTCGCTCCTGATCAGCGGCGCCCTCATGGGCATGGACGTGCGGATGATCGCCCCGACGCAGCAGCAGAACGCCGACGGGGTGGTCGCCGAGGCGCGCCGCCTCGCGGAGGCCAGCGGGGCGCGCATCACGATCACCGACGACACGGACGCCGTCGAGGGCTGCGACTTCCTCTACACCGACGTGTGGGTCTCGCTCGGTGAACCCAAGGAGGTCTGGGCCGAGCGCATCGACCTGCTGCGCGGCTACCAGATCAACGCCGACCTCATGGCCAAGGCCGGGCCCGGCGCGAAGTTCATGCACTGCCTCCCCGCGTTCCACGACCTCAACACGACGGTGGGTCAGGACCTCTTCAGCCAGTTCGGCCTCACGGGCGTCGAGGTGACCGACGAGGTGTTCGAGTCGCCGGCCAGCGTCGTCTTCGACCAGGCCGAGAACCGCA
- a CDS encoding AzlC family ABC transporter permease: MKALTPAQKRGLSVGLATGLYGISFGALAVVAGLSVWQACALSLLMFTGGSQFAFIGVLGGGGSLGAATTAASLVGVRNAVYGVTANAMLRPHGWRKVAAAQVTIDESIAVASGTEDSDEERRGFWAAGLGVFVLWNLFTLLGALAGNALGDPKVWGLDGAAVAAFLGLLWPRLKGRDPIVIAVLAAVVTVTVAPVVPGGIPIILAAVVAIVVTVLQTRRVNAQ, encoded by the coding sequence GTGAAGGCCCTGACTCCCGCGCAGAAGCGCGGGCTGTCCGTTGGGCTGGCCACCGGGCTGTACGGCATCTCCTTCGGCGCCCTGGCGGTGGTCGCCGGCCTGTCGGTGTGGCAGGCCTGCGCGCTGAGCCTGCTGATGTTCACCGGTGGCTCCCAGTTCGCCTTCATCGGGGTGCTCGGCGGCGGCGGCTCGCTCGGCGCGGCCACCACCGCGGCGTCGCTGGTGGGGGTCCGCAACGCGGTCTACGGCGTGACGGCCAATGCGATGCTGCGCCCGCACGGCTGGCGGAAGGTTGCCGCGGCCCAGGTGACCATCGACGAGTCCATCGCGGTGGCGTCGGGCACCGAGGACAGCGACGAGGAGCGGCGCGGCTTCTGGGCCGCGGGCCTCGGGGTGTTCGTGCTGTGGAACCTCTTCACGCTCCTGGGCGCGCTGGCAGGTAACGCCTTGGGCGACCCCAAGGTGTGGGGCCTCGACGGAGCCGCCGTCGCCGCGTTCCTCGGCCTCCTGTGGCCCCGGCTGAAGGGCCGCGACCCCATCGTGATCGCGGTGCTGGCCGCCGTGGTGACCGTCACGGTGGCACCCGTGGTTCCCGGGGGTATTCCGATCATCCTCGCCGCAGTGGTGGCCATCGTGGTGACGGTGCTGCAGACCAGGAGGGTCAACGCGCAATGA
- a CDS encoding SigE family RNA polymerase sigma factor: MTRFESATAGFDQYVEQRAGELYWSAWLLTGDHQHAEDLVQTALSKTYQRYATFDSNRHFESYVRTTMYRTFVSWWRRRSWRSELPTEEAPERGAPDEIADPDLHRALANLPRLQRTVLVLRYFDDLPIRQVAEVLRLPEGTVTSHASRGLAALRRSPHLKD, from the coding sequence ATGACCCGGTTCGAGTCCGCGACGGCGGGATTCGATCAGTACGTCGAGCAACGTGCTGGCGAGCTCTACTGGTCTGCCTGGCTGCTGACCGGTGACCACCAGCACGCCGAGGACCTCGTGCAGACTGCGCTGTCGAAGACCTACCAGCGCTATGCCACCTTCGATAGCAACCGCCACTTCGAGAGCTACGTCCGCACCACCATGTACCGCACGTTCGTGTCATGGTGGCGACGGCGGAGTTGGCGCTCCGAACTGCCCACCGAGGAGGCTCCCGAACGGGGTGCGCCCGACGAGATCGCCGACCCGGATCTGCATCGCGCCCTGGCGAACCTCCCGCGCCTCCAACGAACGGTGCTCGTGCTGCGCTACTTCGACGACCTGCCCATCCGTCAGGTGGCCGAAGTGCTGCGTCTCCCCGAGGGCACCGTCACCTCCCACGCCTCGCGCGGCCTCGCCGCCCTGCGCCGGTCGCCGCACCTGAAGGACTGA